Part of the Octopus bimaculoides isolate UCB-OBI-ISO-001 chromosome 21, ASM119413v2, whole genome shotgun sequence genome, GTCACAGGGTGTACAACAAAAGATTTAAGACAAAGGACAGTAAAATAAGGACAATAATAATTCTGTAGTGAAGAATGAGTGtgtaatgcatgtgtttatttggcaaaaaagcaaaaaaaaaaacctgaaatgtgacaatatctgtttcaacacacgatttcacataaggaatcttgcaaaacaaatacgtaAACGTAACATTTAATCTTCCTTTGTTGTTTATCCCAAATATTCAGTGCAACTCTATTAATTTCTGTCGTCATATAATTAACTGAGACATAGACCAAGCAATACAGCTTTATAAAAATTCTAAGAAAATATTCTGGAAACTCACCCATAATAGCCTTTGAGCAAATGCAGCACTTCTTAGCAAACAAGTCACCATAGCAATCAGCACAATACGGCTTTTCCTCACGTGATGTGAATTTCTCTCCGGCTagatttttgttgcattttgagCAAGTGAAGCATTCGCGATGCCATGGGATGTCCTTGTATGCAACACCACCTTTGGTTAGCACCTGCATAGatgggaaaaataaaaagaacagcagATATTTAtcttaaatacattttctttatgcgttaattcattttttatatgaaGGGACATGGCCTAGtgtttaggatgttgcactcttgattgcaagattgtggtttcgattctcagactggtgatgcattgtgtttttgggtaaaacattatttcacattgctccagttcattcagttgtAGATAGGTGATCCTGTGATTAAGTGACATTCCACTCatggggaatgttggcctgctcacctagccaatggggtggcatcatttgaaagctacagcaatgcgaggaagtgcattgtgaccagtggtgtatagcTATAGTCTGATATAGTCAGCTTGATAtagtgatatacacatataatcagtTAGTtgtccataagtcagaaaaaaagcacactctaaaacagaaatagtggttttgtgtgtgtgtgtgtgtgtgtgtatcgtcatcatttagcatccgttttctatgctagcatgggttagacagtttgactggaactggtaagctggagggctgtaccaggtatatacatgtgcgtgtgtgtgtgagggtgcatggcttagtggttagagtgttgcactcacagtcACAAGATCGTggcttcaattcctagactgggtggtgtgttgagttcttgagcaaaatacttaatcTCACATTACTTTGTggtcacttcaacacctgacatgtaGTACACCATGCATCTGTTCAGGCAccattgatttgatggaaggaatgaGCTAacgtacaacacatacatttgagcactacaaagaaatcatttgtgcaggttgtttggtaaaagctgaacgctcatacatcGTCTTTGACAGGAGTGTCcatcatatatattgttgacCAGTATATCCCTGGTTATGGCATATAACTGGTCAGAATATTACTGACAGTTTCCTGCTAGCTATTGCACTTGGCTGTATTGATGACTCTTCAGACATGCTGTCTGGAAGCACATTGCCTCTTTTATACTGATTTATACAGTGATGAAGAGCTATCAATATTATCAAGAACAATAGTCAACACACAACCATCAGCAATATTCTGACCACTTATATGTCATAATCATGGATATACTGCTCAACATCCATTTCAGTGAATGGGCCTTGAATAAGGTGTGTAGACTAATCACCAGCTGAAAGTAACTGGATGCAAATGCAATCATTAGATGTCTATGCACCAGAAATGTGCATTGTGCAAATTTAAATCAAATACACTGTAATTCACtgtagaaataatataaaaaaattatgcagATGTAATCTTCATATTCATTGACACTATTGGATATACACTTGGTTAAATATTCATAATCCAGAGAAGCAAACCCAGGATTTACCCATCAGATAAATTACAGTGGGGTTGCTTACCTCAAGTAACTCTAGGGCTCATTTCAATTTGATGCAGTTAACCTTAACCTGGATTATAACTAAGTGCTTGAATGGTACCTGTCTGGATATTGAATCCTTatttattcagtatatatatatatatatatatatatatatNNNNNNNNNNNNNNNNNNNNNNNNNNNNNNNNNNNNNNNNNNNNNNNNNNNNNNNNNNNNNNNNNNNNNNNNNNNNNNNNNNNNNNNNNNNNNNNNNNNNNNNNNNNNNNNNNNNNNNNNNNNNNNNNNNNNNNNNNNNNNNNNNNNNNNNNNNNNNNNNNNNNNNNNNNNNNNNNNNNNNNNNNNNNNNNNNNNNNNNNNNNNNNNNNNNNNNNNNNNNNNNNNNNNNNNNNNNNNNNNNNNNNNNNNNNNNNNNNNNNNNNNNNNNNNNNNNNNNNNNNNNNNNNNNNNNNNNNNNNNNNNNNNNNNNNNNNNNNNNNNNNNNNNNNNNNNNNNNNNNNNNNNNNNNNNNNNNNNACActgttgttaccatatttctgttgaagtagtccatcttttattcaattaattttgaaaataatgaatttagtgaaataagtataacataatacaaagtaaatatcataagatattattattatctttatcttatatttactttgcattatattatacttatttatcgtgcatttatttattaatttttttatatgtgactgtggattttcatgaataagttcatgaactttggttcttttctctaaaattatatatttatatatatatatatatatatatatattatacacacatacaaggaatAGGTTAAattggggctataatagaaggtacttgcccaatgtgctgtgcagtaggactgaacctgaaaccacattgttccaaagcaagcttcttaaatacACAGCCATACTTCCTGGTTACTCATGCTCATCTGTCCCACTACACAAGTTCACCTCGTCTCATACATTTAAAGTGTTTATTTCCCTGTCAATCTACTTAAAGTCTTACTCACTGCTGCTTCTACttgagaccaccaccaccatcaccattattaactTAGTTCTGACCCTATATACAGAACTATAACCAAAGCACTATCCTAATGACGCTGTTTAGCTGTTGAAGAGTCAGTCTTACATGTCTTTGAACCACCTCTTGTATTAATAAAATACTAGGCTGGTTACTCAATAGAACCAATGGCTTAATTAATTCTCAACTTTAcattctttttcatgttttttcttgttaaaaccaaatcttcaaataaaTTGGTTCACTCTCAGTCatcttaaaaaatattatattcatgcatatgtatgtttgcatgtatatatttgcagacatgtgtatgtgtggacataTGTGAAAATCTAAGAATCCTGATAACGGCATAagaaatttcagttttaaaaaaatgcaatggaatttgaatgaaaatgtgaaaaatgataaaaagaccTTGTTTAAAAAGATAAAACCAGATTACATGTAACTATTGAATGCGAGCTTGAAAGAATAACTGTCCTCTGTATAACAAATGTAcagaattatacatacaaataggcatatatgtataaatgtgtgtgtgtgtgtgtgtgtgtgtgttgcattcacaattgtaaggttgtagtttcaattctcagactgggcattgtgttgtgttcttgagcaaaacacttcatttcacattgctctgctatcatttcatcatctgacatgtggcacattaTGCACCTGTACAGATAATATTGATTTGttggagagagtgagcttataacaaacatttgatcactataaacaaatcatctgtgtggttgttcagcaagaaattgtagaACCCTTATATGCCATCTAATGTTGGATGATTTCATGATTATATATTAAAGACTAAAGTGTACGtatgccgctatatatatatatatatNNNNNNNNNNNNNNNNNNNNNNNNNNNNNNNNNNNNNNNNNNNNNNNNNNNNNNNNNNNNNNNNNNNNNNNNNNNNNNNNNNNNNNNNNNNNNNNNNNNNNNNNNNNNNNNNNNNNNNNNNNNNNNNNNNNNNNNNNNNNNNNNNNNNNNNNNNNNNNNNNNNNNNNNNNNNNNNNNNNNNNNNNNNNNNNNNNNNNNNNNNNNNNNNNNNNNNNNNNNNNNNNNNNNNNNNNNNNNNNNNNNNNNNNNNNNNNNNNNNNNNNNNNNNNNNagcattagattccttggaagaaagcagtgaatgtatacgaaagcaaggacgggaaaaaaacagagaatgttacatcctgttatttgtatttgtgtaacattctccatttttttccatccttgttttcgtatacattcgctggtttcttctaaggaatctaatgctcttagcttagtttttccttggggctggccagattggagcaatctcgagtataaccagccaaaattgcaaagataatctggaacttgactgaggaaagaaaacttcgaatgacctgtccttgttttctttgtatcgtctatctggatgttttgttgtctcttttttgtatcacttaactgtctggatattttgcgttcttgtcccattttgtattttataaatatatataccaacatgactgcagctgcatggctgaaacatgtaaaagagtatagatgtgtgtgtgtgtgtgtgtggaggcacaatgtctcggtggttagggcagtggacttgtggttgtaggatcgcggttttgattcccagaccgagtgttgtgagtgtttattgagcgaaaacaccaaaagctccacaaggctccggcagggggtggtggcgaaccctgctgtactctttcatcactactttctctcactatgtcttcctgtttctgttgtacctgtatttcaaagggtcagccttgtcaccctcTGTGTCGCGTTGAATCTcctcaagaactacattaagggtacatgtgtctgtggagtgctcagccatttctatgttaatttcatgagcaggctgttccattgatcagatcaactggaacccttgtcgctgtaaccgatggagtgtatatattatgtgtatatgcatatatacatgtatgtgtatatatatatatatatagatagatgtatatatatgcccatatatataaatatgcatatatgtgtgtacatatgtgcgtatatgtgtgtgtatatgtaagtatatatatatatatattaattttcatcGTATCTAAGATACATCTGAAGAAATTCTAaaataacttatatattttttgaaaaaacagaaaaaaaccccaaataattTTAGCCTGTCATTGTTGGATCAATAATGAATCTGTTGAACCAATAGCAGAACTCTTGGACTAATAACAGAACTGTGTGACCAATAATGGAAGTGTCAGATCAATACTTACACCGTTGCATTTAGCACATTTCTGAGCATACTTATTTTCGAAACAGGGGATACAGACAACTTCATCACCACGAGGAATGAAGCTCTTGTTTTTAATGGCCTCTTTGCAGACATTGCACAAGAAACATTCTTCATGCCATTgagtatttttgtattcaaatttcttcattcctacaaaatttaaataaataaatatatcaattaacagaaagaaaatagaaaaaaaaaaaaaaacgaagacaaaacagaaaaacaaaaaataggcgcaggagtggctgtgtggtaagtatcttgcttaccaaccacatggttctgggttcagtcccactgcatggcatctagggcaagtgtcttctactatagtcttgggccgaccaaagccttgtgagtggatttggtggacggaaactgaaagaagcccgtcgtatatatatatatgtgtgtatatatatatatatatgtgtgtgtgtctgtgtttgtccccctagcattgcttgacagctgatgctggtgtgtttaatgtccccgtcacttagcggtttggcaaaagagaccgatagaataagtactaggcttacaaagaataagtcccggggtcgatttgctcgactctaaaggcggtgcttcagtatggctgcagtcaaatgactgaaacaagtaaaagagtaaagagaagcTTCTAGAAAGGAAATCAAAACTCCTTTACAAccttaaaaatatattccattttatcattattttaattttagttgtTGGCTAAAAATTAAGGGTGCCATTTTCAGAGTGACATTTTTTCTGCTTCTAGACCAgggtccatttaagattttggGTGTCCATgctaacaaaatagtaaattggggatgcacagtattttaagggtccatggaaaatttttgattttgctgtctttattgcaagaaacaggttcCTTTCTCTATGttagttaatgtgtgaaaaacaaaattggaatttaaaagaagcatctataaagctagtttttaGACATTGGATGGTTATGGTGATCCACTAGAATAGAATAGTAACGAAAgagatccataggtaaaaaaaaaatggttgagagaaaGGATCTAACTTGGTATCTTTGATAACAGAAACCATGGTAAGTGCAACTAAGTCATTCATGGTTGTGAATGATGGTATTAGTTTTactatttctgtttgtatgtatcttttatcttttacttgcttcagtcattaaactgtggccaggatgcagcaccacctcgaagaatttttagtcaaatgaatttacCCCAGTacgtatttttttcttaaacctagtacttgttctattgaccccgctaagttatggggatgtaaacacatcaaaaccagttctcaagcggtgggggggggggNNNNNNNNNNNNNNNNNNNNNNNNNNNNNNNNNNNNNNNNNNNNNNNNNNNNNNNNNNNNNNNNNNNNNNNNNNNNNNNNNNNNNNNNNNNNNNNNNNNNNNNNNNNNNNNNNNNNNNNNNNNNNNNNNNNNNNNNNNNNNNNNNNNNNNNNNNNNNNNNNNNNNNNNNNNNNNNNNNNNNNNNNNNNNNNNNNNNNNNNNNNNNNNNNNNNNNNNNNNNNNNNNNNNNNNNNNNNNNNNNNNNNNNNNNNNNNNNNNNNNNNNNNNNNNNNNNNNNNNNNNNNNNNNNNNNNNNNNNNNNNNNNNNNNNNNNNNNNNNNNNNNNNNNNNNNNNNNNNNNNNNNNNNNNNNNNNNNNNNNNNNNNNNNNNNNNNNNNNNNNNNNNNNNNNNNNNNNNNNNNNNNNNNNNNNNNNNNNNNNNNNNNNNNNNNNNNNNNNNNNNNNNNNNNNNNNNNNNNNNNNNNNNNNNNNNNNNNNNNNNNNNNNNNNNNNNNNNNNNNNNNNNNNNNNNNNNNNNNNNNNNNNNNNNNNNNNNNNNNNNNNNNNNNNNNNNNNNNNNNNNNNNNNNNNNNNNNNNNNNNNNNNNNNNNNNNNNNNNNNNNNNNNNNNNNNNNNNNNNNNNNNNNNNNNNNNNNNNNNNNNNNNNNNNNNNNNNNNNNNNNNNNNNNNNNNNNNNNNNNNNNNNNNNNNNNNNNNNNNNNNNNNNNNNNNNNNNNNNNNNNNNNNNNNNNNNNNNNNNNNNNNNNNNNNNNNNNNNNNNNNNNNNNNNNNNNNNNNNNNNNNNNNNNNNNNNNNNNNNNNNNNNNNNNNNNNNNNNNNNNNNNNNNNNNNNNNNNNNNNNNNNNNNNNNNNNN contains:
- the LOC106875883 gene encoding four and a half LIM domains protein 2; the protein is MEQNFHKDHLACKHCDKKLIACRYILKDENPYCIPCYQELFAHNCYVCRKPVGPDYKVRGKFTQSLNFSIFFLLIDIFIYLNFVGMKKFEYKNTQWHEECFLCNVCKEAIKNKSFIPRGDEVVCIPCFENKYAQKCAKCNGVLTKGGVAYKDIPWHRECFTCSKCNKNLAGEKFTSREEKPYCADCYGDLFAKKCCICSKAIMGFGGTKFISFEDRHWHSDCFNCNKCKTSMVGKGFLMNEGDIVCPPCGRN